The Mycolicibacterium cosmeticum sequence ATCGGGGAGTAGCCCGAGGTCAAACCCTTTGCGCTGGTGATGATGTCGGGAACGTAACCGAAATCGTCGCAGGCGAACATGGACCCGATGCGGCCGTAGGCGCAGATCACCTCGTCGGACACCAGCAGCACGTCGTACTCGTCGCAGATCTCGCGGACCCGCTCGAAGTATCCCGGCGGCGGCGGGAAGCAACCACCGGCGTTCTGCACCGGCTCCAGGAACACCGCGGCGACCGTGTCCGGTCCCTCGAACTCGATGGCCTCGGCGATGCGGTCGGCGCAGTACTGCCCGAAAGCCTTCTCGTCGTGCGCGTAGGCCTCCGGCGCCCGGTAGAAGTTGGTGTTCGGTGCCCGGAACCCACCCGGGGTGAGCGGCTCGAACGGCGCCTTGAAGGCCGGGATGCCGGTGATGGCCAGCGCGCCCTGCGGGGTGCCGTGGTAGGCGATCGAACGCGAAACCACCTTGTGCTTACCGGGTTTCCCGGTCAGCTTGAAGTACTGCTTGGCCAGTTTCCAGGCGCTCTCCACCGCTTCGCCGCCACCGGTGGTGAAGAAGACGCGGTTCAGGTCGCCCGGTGCGTAGTTGGCGATCCGCTCGGCCAGCTCGACGGCCGTCGGCGTGGCGTAGGACCACAGCGGGAAGAAGGCCAGCTGCTCGGCCTGGCGGGCTGCCGCGGCGGCCAGCTCCTCGCGGCCGTGCCCGACCTGCACCACGAACAGGCCCGAGAGCCCGTCGATATAGCTGCGGCCCTGGTCGTCGAAGATGGTGACACCCTCACCACGGGTGATGATCGGCGGGTTGATATCGGCACCGTGCCGGGCGAAGTGGCCCCACAGGTGGCGTTTGGCCTTGGCGGCCAGATCTGTCGAAATGGATTGTGCTACATCAGTAGTTGTCATCGCGTGCCCCAATTGTATTG is a genomic window containing:
- a CDS encoding aspartate aminotransferase family protein produces the protein MTTTDVAQSISTDLAAKAKRHLWGHFARHGADINPPIITRGEGVTIFDDQGRSYIDGLSGLFVVQVGHGREELAAAAARQAEQLAFFPLWSYATPTAVELAERIANYAPGDLNRVFFTTGGGEAVESAWKLAKQYFKLTGKPGKHKVVSRSIAYHGTPQGALAITGIPAFKAPFEPLTPGGFRAPNTNFYRAPEAYAHDEKAFGQYCADRIAEAIEFEGPDTVAAVFLEPVQNAGGCFPPPPGYFERVREICDEYDVLLVSDEVICAYGRIGSMFACDDFGYVPDIITSAKGLTSGYSPIGAMIASDRLFEPFNDGKTVFGHGYTFGGHPVSSAVALANLDIFEREGINAHVKEQAPVFKATLEKLYDLPIVGDVRGEGFFYGIELVKDKTTKETFNDEESERLLRGFLTPALWEAGLYCRADDRGDPVVQLAPPLISGQKEFDAIYDILHGVLSEAGRRL